gttggctgtaacaatggggcttatttggaaagcccaactgTGTTGCTGGTTGGGTAGTTATTGCATAAGTTTTACTGGCAGTTTGCTTGTCTCCCCAGGCCTTCCCTGTGAGTGTGCACCCTTACGGAAGATGATTGGTGAAATGGATAACCATGTTGCACAGTTAACCAATGAGCTGAAGTTTATTAAAAATGGTATGTTCTTGCAATGCACCACAGCACAAAGCTTTATACCCACAGTCCCTACATACACATAAAGAGCACATATCAAACCCTGATCCTAGCGATCCCTGCTTTAATACCCCTTAATCAACTCATCAGTGCTTGATCTCCTAAACTGTTTAATCATCAAACACTTTGTGAAAACCATCAAGCACTATTGCAACAGGTACAACGGAGAAACATGCAGTGAAGTAGTCCTCCCTGGTACAAAGATACAAGATACACAAATGCAAGCCTGTGTGTAATCTTCAATTACAATGATGGCATGCACCCACTGTCCacttattagaaacatctacctctATTtacactcagtggccacttaaTGAGACCAGGAGAGTGAACCTACTTACCTTCTAGGTTTAATACATGTTAATGACAATCTGCAAACAATCTGTccattacattttaatacaattaTCACTGCTCACTGGAACCGTTGTGTGGCTCAACATTAAAGCACAGGGTTATTAATAATGACAGGGTGGTGGGTTTCGAGACCTGAGCTAGGCAAGCTGACAGTCCTTTGCCGTGGCATgcctgtcactgtgtgtgtttgatcactagtagTGTGTATGGGAAACTTTCTTACCTACACATTGTCTATAGTTTATACATCACATGACTATACATaccatacagtcatgtgaaaaaattacCTTTTTAAACATGTGTCTGTTTAAACatgtggacatttgatcttttaATATTGAGAGaaggaggtaatataactaaacacataaaccTGAAGAGATATCttttgcagatcatttgcagaTGATTTAAACATATTTAGAGAGGATTCTGAAGGAgcttgtcttatttaaacctttaaacatttagtttggtttgctcttgattgtttaAGTGAGTGGTGTCACCAtgaccagatccaaagagctctctgaagcCTACCGAGGAAACTAGGTTGTAGATGCAGTTGAGTCTGGGCAGAGATTTGACAAGATCTTAAGATcagaaatcagctgttccactgtcagCATAAAAATAATTgcaaaaaataatttacaagtttAAAACAACCGTCAGCTTCTAAACCGTCAGCAAGTTCAACCCAAGAGCAGACCATAAAATGCGTAAATAAGTCTCCAGCAAACCTAAAATGACATGGCAGAAGCTTACAGGTAGTACAGGTAATACAGTCCTTCTTGCACACCTCAGATGAAAATCAAACCTCCAAAAACTAGAATATGTGAATGTGTACCAGCGACTTTCCTGTCACACATTCTGACAAGAACCGCCATTTCTCAAATGACTGAGCAAATCAGAGTGTGGAAACCTGTCCTGTTCGAGCTGGCTATCTGAAcaaattctaataaagtgtctagTGAGTATTTATACAGTAAAATGTGCGTCAAAGCACTTTATTAGAGTCATCAAGCACTTTATTGACTTTATTGAAGCCTGCAGTGATGTAGTCCTCCAGGAATGCAGTTTTGGCAGGTCTGGTACAGAGGGAAGATACACACAAGCAAGCCTGTGATCTTTAATTGCAAACATTTTCATTCAGATGATTACAGAGGTGACTCTTTTTTTCCATGCAGACAGTTTCCAAATCTCAATTTATGCAAACTGACAAAAGCAGTTAGTCAACCATTACCTCTTTTTTTCTGCTCAACTCTACAATGCACTGTTGTGTACGCTGGGTGCTGCATCGTGATTACAGAAATACAAGTGCTCACTTTTCAGCACTGCCCTCCCCTGCAGCTGTCGCTGGCGTCaaagagacagacagcaagGTGTATCTGCTGGTGAAGGAGGAGAAGCGGTACAGAGATGCTGAGCAGTACTGCCAGGGCAGGGGCGGGCACCTGGCCATGCCCAAAGATGCCACTGCCAACAGGGCCATCGCCGGGTACATCACGGAGGCCAGCCTCAGCAGAGTGTACATCGGCATTAACGACCTGGAGCGCGAGGGTCACTTTGTGTATGTGGAGCGCTCGCCTATGAGCACCTTCAGCAAGTGGAGGGAAGGGGAGCCTAATAACGCCTATGAGGACGAAGACTGTGTGGAGCTGGTGTCTTCGGGGGAGTGGGTGGATGTGGCCTGCTCTCTCACTATGTACTTTGTATGTGAGTTTGACAAAGTATCGATTTGAGTCTCGGAGTGGGAAAACAATGTATGGTTATATAAAGGAGGGATTTAAGAGGCCTGCATTTGATGGGCAATACAaggaaatgttttattttatatatagacTGACGAGTGAAGGCATTTATTTTCACAAACATCTCATTAAAACGTCTTTACTGACAGTACACTGTAGAGTTATGGTACATTGAATATTTGTAGGTTTTCAGCATACTCACTCTGCAGTATAACCTGGTCTATACATTTGGAGTTGCAGTTAATCTGTAGGGGCTTCCGTTTTGTTTAGAGGCCTAATACAATTAgaagtttttattattattattgaatttatTAATGATTTATATTGTCCTACTCTGTATTTTCATACAGTCGCAAATAAATCTCAATTTGTTGTAATAATTTGAGTCCTTCAGTTTAGAGAAATGGTCACCACTGAACATGGTCTTGCTGGGGAAGATGAACTACAAGATCAGCTGAATGACTCTAATCTGACCCTCTAAAGCAGTTTATTGTAAGCTGCTGCTCCCTAGTGGGCatgaaaatgtttctttatgggatcaacagtgtttttttttctatgggGTAACTCTAGAAACCATTTGTAGcgcctttattttgaagagtggaTGGTCACACAATGGTCATTACGACAGCACAAAGGTGAGTATACTGACTGGGGAGGTGCAGGTAAAGCTTAGCTAACCAGCtgtcagctttacagaatcagtaatcagtaaaaagacaagtaatcaacaacataagaagacataaaaacctaagacccccccccagtgagcaagccaaaggcgacagtggcaaggaaaaactgcctcagctggaggaagaaaccttgggaggaaggagggcccatcctcctctggtcagaactacttataaattattgataccACATAAAAGTGTTCTACCGCTCAGGTGTGCAGcataaacataatatcataatataataatcacaataatcatGGTGTATTATAACTTAATACACACTTAATATAATcacagtagtgatggtaagagtaatgagagtaatggtaTTTGATGGtggtaatattagtagtggcagattaaggttagatagatagatatgtagaTTTTAACAAggtctggtgggtggcagctggtctgacgcaggtagaggggaccccagcggtcagCCTTTTAACAGGATAACTTATAACGACCAGAACTAGCTTAAAGAACAACCTCACTAGCTAAATTTCATCAGTGCTGCGCTTGTACAGAACATGACATCATTGTAGGATGCCCTTGTCAGCAGATAATGTTAGCTAACACTAAAATGCAGGGTTACCAAAAGCATGTAAAAAGCTGGTGTGTGAATGTGCAATTTTGACTTGTCGTACATTACAATGTCACAAACTGTCAGGCcccaaaagacaaaaaaattgaGCTGGCTGGTAGAAATGTGTCCAAATTTTGAATCTGATTTAAAACCACATACAAATATTAAATTCTATTCCATACcaaatttgttatttatttgagAGTCAGGTCTGAgtctcttttgagcaagccagtggcgacagtggcaaggaaaaactccattagattgagaggaagaaaccttgcgAGGAACCCgaactcaaaaggggaacccatcctcctctggtcgacaccggacaGCACAATAATAAGCAAAACATAGGgggaaaaattaaaaaaatactaaataatgagAAAAATGGCAACTTCGCCATCAAGCGTGAGTGAAATGGGAAAGTTCATgcaggtatgcatggtcatgcagtgaggtgaggatgaattaATGCAAGGTCCCAGAacaggacagcgggcagcagggcagtggagagccaggtctggcagtaCCAGGAAGGCACAGTAAACAGAACTGGGCATCTTAATacatgagaaagagacagaaagagaacaaCATGGCTTGTATCTGACTGGGACAGGATTTGATTCAGTCGTTCAGACTGCAGAAAACCTGACCTGCTTGAAGTGGATATTTGAGCTGCCTGTAGTCAGTGGGCGAGTTTTTTGTAAGCTGCTGCCCTCTAGCGGCCGTCACCTATCAAGACCTCCTGCCTATGAATAAACGAGTGCAGTGGACTGAGGGTATCTCTCACTTTctggaaagtcttcttcttcATTTCAGACAAGTTTAGAATGATCCAGTGTGCAGCATAGCATACGTGCGTGCCAATTTTCCTGAAGTCTTTAAAATTGAAACACGGGTTTAGATTATATTACATTCTCCACTGGGTAAACTCGATTTGCAGACATCATCGTGAAAAAAGACATTATTTCACTCGTCCGAAACTCTAGACGACTGGAATCCAGACTACTCGTGACCTTTTTGCTGTGCTGTTTATTCAGCCAAGCAGACAAGCCCATGTTATGGGTGGCCGGACCTAACGTAACTGAAACCTTCCTACTGCAATATTTAGCTAAGTGCGTTAGTTTCAACACGTCACAAGACTGTCATCTAGTCCAAAAAATTATTTACAGGACGTAGCTAACGATATAatgaaattttattttattaattattattattattattatttattttattaaatattattatagctagctagtttaCAGTGTGTGGATGTGAATCTACAGGAAAGCTGCGCTACTGTAGCCGTACAATGAGCGGTCTGACGTCATTGGTCGAtgcaaaaaaccccaaaaacaaacaaaaaacaaaaccaaaattaGAAAATCAATACTGatgttatttatatacatttaaatgacATATACCCCTCTATATTAAAAGTAAGTACTGcaataattaattattcatgCCATTGACTGGGACCTCTCTGGTCAAAATTAATCAGCCCCGCTGAAATCTCGTATTACCTCTTAAGTGTGTATGACTGCGTAAAAAGCATGACAGTCCAagctaaccccccccccccccaaaaaaaaaaacaacaacaaagaaaataattaattaattacttaattaatacTTAAcaaattaattacttaatttattACTTATAATTTAGATAACATGCCAAAAATACCAAATTAACTGATTAATTTagctaattaactaattaagcTAGCTAGTGCATAGGATAGACGTCTTCTAAGCCTAATCACGTTTCCAGTCGGTTTCCATGGAGATGTATTGACGACCGTTGGGGCGCTGCTAGCTTACCGGCTAATCACATGTGGCGGCGTCCTCCAGCCACCTGCTCACAcccaacacccaacacctcaCACGAATCTCCTTTATCACAAGCTAACTAACGTTTACCGCCTGACTCACAGCTCGTATTATTTACCAGCGTGTTGCCCAGAATGCCTGAAACCTCCGGCCGGGGCTTTGCTCCTCAGCCTCCGGCCACCAAAAGCATCTTCGTGTACAGGAATGGGGACGCCTTTTACCCTGGCAAAAAGTTCGTGATCAACCAGCGCCAAACTGCCACTTTTGACAGTTTTCTGGGCTCGGTTACTCGGGGTATTGAGGCTCCATTTGGAGCTGTGAGAAATATTTACACCCCCAGAGAGGGCCACAGAATCTTGGGTCTGGAGCAGCTTTCACACGGGGAGGGATACGTCGCAGCTGGAGCTGAGCGGCTGAAGAAGCTGGAGTAAGTCCGCACAGCTTATTCTGGACATGGCATCAGGGTGTGGTGTCTGTACGACAGTACAGGTCATACTAGTGATAGTGAGCTACATGTGCTCTCTTACAGCTGCTCAAGTAAAACGTTGATGAATGTGCTTTCCTAGGTGTTTTCAGATTGCTCTGAAAGTGGGAGACGTTTTACTTCAAtaatatttttagtattttttatatttagagtGGAAATGATTAAGTTTTTGAAAATGTCTAGCTACATAATTTAGTCACTGCAGAAGAGTGGTTTGgcttactgtaaataaaatgaaaatgaaaatgttaaaactgtagagaaactgacttcAGAAGTTGCaacacacaaatatagccattttatttagcTACCACCTAAAACATTAATGTAAACCTGTCTTCTGAATGGTAgctaaatgctagctagctaatggaCAATTCATAAAATAGTAGGactggggactattttgcctgaaacaccctgcatgtatctCCCTGCCAGGAAAGGATTTAGCTAgtaaaataagtttaaaaaaaaaggttaccTCAAAATGATAGCGGCATATTTCTAACTATTTCATAAAATGACTTTCTGTGGTGAAGCTTCAAGACATTCAACTCTTCAGACGTCTAAATAGTCAGAATAGTGGGCGACATGGTATAAGTGATATGGTATCTCGTGAtacttaaagacatttttcatgaCATAtgaaatttatcacgatacatgtaatcacagactaacaACATCAGTAGCTAAATATTcctaaaaactactattcagatactctcctgtactgaatacagcaCTTTCTGTCCAACATCTACTGCACTTAATCCACTTACACCAGACTAATCAcgctgtttgtaatgaaacctgcagttgatcagtgtttattaagcactaacaatatccttgatatgcttagatAAGTATATCGTGAATTACGGTTACAAAATTGATTAACACACGagaaaatatcgtcatattgcccagctctagaaTGAAGCCCTCACACCAAAAACACTCTGaaagactttgtttacatctgatCAATTCAAAAAGTTACTCTCTCAAGTTGTTTTTCAGAAAGATCAATTTTATTGTACTGAGGATATAACAGTAATTTTACAggtatatagatatagatagtaTAGATTTAGGATACTTTATCTTCTCTTGAGCCTGTAGCCTGTTTGGCTACTTGGTTATATCCTGTATGCTCTGTCCTATGTGTGCAGTGGCATTCACTTTTAGATGGCTTGTTGAACAATCAGCACATTTTTCAGTAAAGCTGAGAAATTGATCTGTgtatctctttttttctttttaatagctACATTCATATAACACCAAACAGGCcgcaaagaaagaaaaacaaacaggtAAGATGTTATAAGGACACAGGATATCCACAATATTGCCTTGCTGAACTGCAGTAAAAGCTCAAATATTTGTAGGATATGTGCAGTAAATCATTTAAGAACCACAAAGCTGTTGCTCCTCTAGTTCATTCTGTTCATTCTGTAGCTACATCATGTTTTAGGTGTCAGCATTATAGACCTAATTGAGAGACACATTTCAGAGGCAGAGAGCCATAACAGTGGTTCAATGTGATTTGGGCTGCTGTGCCACCATTACACGAAGATTCGTccgtgcatttttttttctttttcagaaaCGACACACTTTCTCGGATCAATACATTCCTCTAAATGAATTACAGTGCAGCGTGTGACCGTTACATTGACTGGCTGAATTCATGCCTCTCTGTTTCTTTGAGAGTAGTCCTGAAGATAGATGAGAGACTAACAAGCTGAACGCTGTGTAGCCTCAAGTCGAGTAATTGTCCTCTGTCTATAACGGCGCATGCAGAGAAATGTGGCctgtaatgctgtttattacctgttgttttttttacatgttttatgaGAGGCTGTAAATGCGTGGTTTTCTGAAATCCCTTAAAGGGCCGCTACCATGAAAATGTAGCTGCAGAAACCGCCTGTTGCGAATTCATCAGCTTTTCTGATGACGTTTACATATCTCCACCTATTCAGTCTACCACAGTTTTGCCCcgcccattcatatttcagttctctggagtgtttttaaaatgtgaagGCACAATGCAGGACAGCCCCTCTGAACAGAGCCCATGTGTGTTATAACAATGTTAAAGGCACAGCAACAGACACAACACGCTGCTTAATTCTAAGGGGTACAGGGAGGTTGGAAAATTAGTAATGTAAAACTTAATGGTGAAGCAAAAATagaaaatgtaggatatggatTCTTTAAGTGAGCTTACTTAAGCTTACGTAgtcttctctctctgtaattATGATTCATTAAGTGTTGTTGGAAGTTTCAAGTTCGTACATTTGCTTAATGTCTGACTAACAAACAACAAGGCCTGCACAACTCAGCTATCATAGCTTCAAAGTGTCAGAAGTGTGTCAGACATCTAAATGAATGACAGGGCAATACGTTGTGTGGATGCTCAGCAGGGAACTGTTCATTTTGTCTCCATCACAGATTCGACCCGTGGTTCACAGCAAAATAATTGTCCCAGCACGCTGGAGGAAAAACATTAATGAGCCATGCACCATCAAGTGAGTTTTAATTTCAGTGTCTCCCTGTTGGAATTTCTTGCTGGCGAACCCTCAGGCAGGAGTGAAGTCTACTTCTAATCTTAAATGAGTAACTTCAAATCAGAGCTCCGTTTTTCCATTGTCTATATAATGTCGCATTGGCATGGTACTACTTATCAGTGTTGAAATGTAAAGTATACATTTCCGAACTGAGTTCCAAATGTGATTGTGTCTCGCAGTGTTTTTGCCAATGGAGatgtcttggttcctccagctCGGATACTTCTACCAAAATATACACTCACCAGCTGGGAGAGTGTTCTGGCCATGGTAACGGAGAAAGTGAATCTTCGCTCTGGAGCCGTGCACAGGTAGGAAATAAGCAGTTACTTGTCACTTGAGGATTTAAAGGGTAGTGGACTAGAACTGATTGCTTTGCACTGTGCATCTCTTCCAGGTTGTGCATGCTGGATGGCACTCCATTACTTGGGACAGCTGAACTCAAGAACAACCAGTATTACGTTGCTGTGGGAGCGGAGAAGTTCCGCCATAAACCTTATTTCCAGAATGTTCCAAACAAAGGAGTAATCCTAGACATCCACCATGCGTAAGAAGAATTTACAAAATCAAATGACTGAGAGGCATTGTTGTCTAGATTGTTGACGTTTTATGGTATTTGACATTGCCTCCCTTTACATCATTTCCTATATAAACTTTCATGCAATTCCTTATGACACAGACAAGATGTACACATTTTCATTATAACATTTTTCTCCACTTaacagttttgtgttttttcagtaTCATCAATGAAATTCTTCCACCTCTAAAGAGAG
The Salminus brasiliensis chromosome 10, fSalBra1.hap2, whole genome shotgun sequence genome window above contains:
- the colec11 gene encoding collectin-11 produces the protein MTGEYLVSCVLVTVLGLMVVKSQHMTEEPCSVQILVPGLKGEPGEKGEKGAPGRPGRVGPSGDAGPPGIKGQKGIIGRYGKMGPSGLKGLKGDMGDPGPKGLNGDPGLPCECAPLRKMIGEMDNHVAQLTNELKFIKNAVAGVKETDSKVYLLVKEEKRYRDAEQYCQGRGGHLAMPKDATANRAIAGYITEASLSRVYIGINDLEREGHFVYVERSPMSTFSKWREGEPNNAYEDEDCVELVSSGEWVDVACSLTMYFVCEFDKVSI
- the LOC140564807 gene encoding doublecortin domain-containing protein 2C, producing MPETSGRGFAPQPPATKSIFVYRNGDAFYPGKKFVINQRQTATFDSFLGSVTRGIEAPFGAVRNIYTPREGHRILGLEQLSHGEGYVAAGAERLKKLDYIHITPNRPQRKKNKQIRPVVHSKIIVPARWRKNINEPCTINVFANGDVLVPPARILLPKYTLTSWESVLAMVTEKVNLRSGAVHRLCMLDGTPLLGTAELKNNQYYVAVGAEKFRHKPYFQNVPNKGVILDIHHAIINEILPPLKRGKPPRDLFVDRPEGNADTHFYAQHDRGKQQRRGLRSPHLFTAQEDSVFRARDKRKEVVGVSEVRDDVDMKVDLPIDQVEANTIEVDQYENKYPRPESGGQSPYRAFLRGSDVDTTSRQPSDISYKTSVNGSAAGESESGSHLAMPRGESGLEPEHKDTKGEETSSKPHGIRSRMSKFFKGRFIKAA